In a single window of the Atlantibacter hermannii genome:
- a CDS encoding Penicillin V acylase and related amidases — MKKKLIALLCGALFSTTTLTAAEACTRVTFFTNDNVVVTGRNMDWDKDDIMKVHIFPRNVQRQSDGNNPFPGK; from the coding sequence ATGAAAAAGAAACTTATTGCGCTGTTATGCGGCGCACTATTTTCCACCACCACGCTGACCGCTGCTGAAGCCTGTACGCGCGTGACCTTCTTTACCAACGATAATGTGGTAGTCACCGGGCGAAATATGGACTGGGATAAAGACGATATTATGAAAGTTCATATCTTCCCGCGCAACGTTCAGCGGCAAAGCGACGGTAATAATCCTTTTCCTGGGAAGTAA
- a CDS encoding choloylglycine hydrolase: MVAYSFNGNFANSGMNEKGLQADLLYLGETRYDDTSLKEKSIAARKLIQYILDNFATVEETKKALETKPLHIIDGNPSMGLHFIVTDPHGDNMILEIINGELVFHSRSGNVVMTNDPNYEVMTKIYDYYKEKDLSRNMPGSPGSVDRFMRAAGWLEQLSNDKNEAFIKLVPGEEFAMQARMSVLSLMRNVSTPFAISTEKNPENSTTVWREVSDLNNKVMMFDLAGSPSTVWIDLKQIDFSQGEKVFSLSDGKINQGDITHLFTAPEKESVPGS; the protein is encoded by the coding sequence GTGGTGGCGTATTCGTTTAATGGCAACTTTGCCAACTCGGGGATGAATGAAAAAGGGCTACAGGCTGATTTATTATATCTGGGCGAGACGCGCTATGATGACACCTCGCTGAAAGAAAAATCGATAGCCGCCAGAAAGTTAATTCAATACATTCTGGACAACTTCGCGACCGTTGAAGAAACCAAAAAAGCGTTAGAGACTAAGCCGTTACACATTATTGATGGCAACCCATCCATGGGGCTGCACTTCATCGTCACCGATCCGCACGGTGATAATATGATTCTGGAAATCATCAACGGTGAATTAGTATTCCACTCCCGCAGCGGCAATGTGGTCATGACCAACGATCCAAATTATGAGGTCATGACGAAGATTTATGATTATTACAAGGAAAAAGATTTATCGAGAAATATGCCGGGCTCACCGGGCTCTGTCGACCGTTTTATGCGGGCAGCCGGGTGGCTGGAACAACTCAGCAATGACAAAAACGAGGCGTTTATTAAGCTGGTTCCGGGTGAAGAATTTGCCATGCAGGCGCGAATGAGCGTGCTTTCATTAATGCGAAATGTTTCCACGCCATTCGCCATCTCGACCGAGAAAAACCCGGAAAACAGTACCACCGTATGGCGCGAAGTGAGCGATCTGAATAATAAAGTCATGATGTTCGATTTAGCCGGCTCGCCTTCGACAGTGTGGATCGATCTTAAACAAATCGATTTTAGCCAGGGCGAAAAAGTATTCAGCCTGTCGGATGGCAAAATTAATCAGGGCGATATTACCCATCTGTTTACCGCGCCAGAAAAGGAATCCGTTCCGGGCTCGTAA